A stretch of the Ascaphus truei isolate aAscTru1 chromosome 4, aAscTru1.hap1, whole genome shotgun sequence genome encodes the following:
- the LOC142492953 gene encoding heme-binding protein 2-like: MMMCGGAVAVLLSLLALCGGSLATAEESGAVSQSPPFCRSLECPKYQLVKEYQTFEQRAYEATRWVTTQVEQDYFGFGIVTSFRRLFKYISGNNTQGIKIPMTVPVMTVVPLTRPTNVTMSFFVPSALPTPPSPLNPDVYLESYPAQYMYVRSFSGYALRSDFEKNAKALSEELETLGKPFDDSFYASAGYDAPFMLFNRHNEVWFMAK, encoded by the exons atgatgatgtgtggggGAGCGGTGGCCGTGCTGCTGAGCCTGCTCGCACTATGCGGGGGGAGTCTGGCTACTGCTGAGGAGAGCGGCGCTGTGTCCCAGTCTCCTCCGTTCTGCCGCAGCTTGGAGTGCCCCAAGTATCAGCTGGTGAAGGAATACCAA ACTTTTGAGCAACGCGCGTATGAAGCAACCCGCTGGGTGACCACACAAGTTGAACAGGATTACTTTGGCTTTGGCATAGTTACTAGCTTTAGACGCCTGTTTAAATATATCAGTGGAAATAACACTCAAG GCATAAAGATTCCAATGACTGTACCTGTGATGACCGTTGTCCCTTTGACACGACCTACTAATGTTACCATGTCTTTCTTTGTGCCATCGGCACTGCCCACTCCTCCTAGTCCCCTGAACCCTGACGTTTACCTTGAAAGCTATCCTGCACAGTATATGTATGTCCG GTCTTTCAGTGGCTACGCATTAAGATCTGACTTTGAAAAAAATGCCAAAGCTCTATCAGAAGAGCTGGAGACCCTGGGGAAACCTTTTGATGATTCATTCTACGCAAGTGCTGGCTACGATGCTCCATTCATGCTCTTTAACCGGCACAATGAAGTGTGGTTCATGGCAAAGTAA